atGAACACTTGGAAGTCCATTCATAGCCTTAAAACCCTACGCGATCGCCaatataaattcattatttttccaAGGGAATTAGAATCAGTAACAATCATCAGCAACCTCTAGGGAAGCGCAAAAATATGTGCACTATGCATTATGTGTGCACTACAGCTAAGCTAATAATCAGTTTAATAGGAGAGGacaatgatcattttttttccagttttgGAAAGATAATGGTGGAAATGGCATCCATACTCGATAGGTTTCCATTTGATCTCTGTAtgaaaaagagattaaaaaaaagggtaaaaaagaaaagatgaatgGCCACTTGGAAGTCCATTCAATCCATAAAATCAAGTAGAAAAATGCAAGGGCTTTTTTGGGCCCATTTACACGATGGACCTAGCCCAGCCACTCAACCGTTGAAAATAgtatgttttatttaaaaaacattCCGTTGCCGGGACTTGAACCCGGGTCTCTCGGGTGAGAGCCGAGTATCCTAACCAACTAGACTACAACGGATTGTTGTTCTTCTTACACAATGTTagatttaatattaatttaatcttCAACTTCAGCGATTATTCTTAAAACCAATCATTattctttcttctctccctAATAAAATGGTTTTCCAATAGAGTAATTCATGACTTTGTCTAACAGTAGAATGTGACAACACATCCATGTTAAGCAGTTAAATAATGTTATGCATAAGATAATCCACTTTCACATTTCTATGATGAaaacataaacaacaaaaaacactTCTTTCACAAATTTAAGAAGTACATATAGATGGTATAATTCATGACTTTTTCTAATAGTAGCAAGAGACAACACAATCATGTCAAGCAGTTAAATAATGTTATGCATAAGATGTTCCACTTTCACATTCCTATGAtaacataaacaacaaaaatactTCTATCACAAACTTAAGAagtaaaaagtataaaaaagcAAGGTTAAATTTAAGTTCTCATTTTCATTAAGTTCATAATAGACATTAAGTATAAGGCTAAAACCGCAACCAACAAAAGAAACTAGAACATattaaaattatcaacaaaaactaaataaacttATTTAAAAGTAATTAATAATGCTTCAATCACTAGGTATTTTAGCTATATTGTAATATCAAGAACTTtgtacctattaaaaaaaaaacctaatctGTACCTCTTAGTCAAAACTTATAGAGAAAccctctttttctttgcttaatttgaaatatttttattaatgaatgcTGTGTCTCTTTGCTTAGACTAAAACTAGGATAACATTTCTTTTGGTTTATAGAGCACTTATTGGCATTGGGAAAAACAAGAAATGATGAAAAGTTGCAGTCTTAGAAATGAAAAACTagtgtataaatttattttaggtaGAGGGTACAAACTGCGTTATACGTTTGTATTTAAGGACTAATTTGGTTATTTTCATTTGTCTTGAACGTATTTAACATTAGTCCAAACCTCATGATAGTTAACTAAAATGtacctttttattattattattattattattattattattgtaagtgcacaatttgtacccggtccaatccCTAGATAGATTCAGGCCCAAACAAccttatataatgaaatttgtagagtataggcttgaaacctaggtttatAGATATTGGACAAATAGTAAACAGACTAGATTGCTGCTATCTACGCAatcaatgaataaaaataacagaaaactctcctcggacgtgttGCCGAGGatcacttgtattgcctttctttctttaaacaaaatattacaattgaAGTTAAAGTGttcaattctttctctctcttccttttctctttctttttttgcaatcCCCTCCTTCATACCTCTCTCGTTCTCTTATATCAATCTTCTTCTCCCTTTCATCTTTCACGTGTAGCACAGATCTTCCAAATAGATACTTgacccatccaccaccttcttgaagtcttcaaacaatagctggaaggctgaacattactgttcagaggtcatttcttcattaatgtggccagggaagtaggtgcaggatctttaatgcggtggtagcagccttttcccttgatatttcaCATACGTTCTTTCTCTCTATAATAGTGTGGAACACATCTTTACCCACTAAGCCTTCCAGAATTTTCTCCCCAAACATCACGACATGTTATACGATCTTCACTTGACTTAGCCAAGGAGACGCCTCTCTTTGGATAACCTCACCAATCTTTCTAGCACGATTTAACTTGTGGGCCTCGAAGGCTCTGCTCGGACATATTTacaccaccaaatcaggcccaaggcccaaatgcatattttgaccattttacccccacaattattattattattatcttccTTGAAATCACTTTCATATTATTGATATTACTTTAATCGTTCCCTAGAAGGACAATAGAATCATATTAACACTTATTGCAGTCGCATATTCTTTGAAATTGTAGTGGAAGCTGACTTTAGTTGCTGTAGGAATAAAGCCACCCCTGCGACCAACACCatgaatatttaattatttatcaaGGAAAAAGTTTGGTTCAAAATATGTTTAAAGTTATTTTACTCTAACTAGCATTATGCTCGTACGATGCACGGtttaatcaaaaaatatatgtaaataattattttattaatttacttaaaataaataataaaaataaatgaatattttaggagtaaatgcacttttggtccatacatttttcatcttttctattttggttcctacattttcatttcaccattTTTAGTcgctaaatcaattaacgcgttccattttggtccttaccgttACTCACTTACCATAAATTGCCGATTTGGCAAACAGAATGCACTGTTGACATAGTAAATGCTAACGtgtccattaaaataatattaaaaaaatatttagaatttaaaagtTGCCACTTTAaccttttaattaaaatttttaaaacaaaatgtttctaatgttctaattttcttttcaatattttttcagAAGAATGTGTAGATTTTTCTTATGTTCTTCCCCAGAAAATGATtgattgttcttcatgttcttcccccAGGAACATGGTtgcccaaaaaattaaatctcaagattttctttccttttcttgcattttcttagcaTCAAAACagggaaaaacacataaaaaaaattatgattaaactCAACAATTCTAATCTAATCAACTAACGAAATTCAAACCACGATtagatcaaaatcaaaataccaaaaataccaAACCCAAAGCTGATTCTCATCAATAAAATATACCAAAACACAAGCCAATCCTCATCAGTTTTAGATCTGGTCAGATCAAATCACGGTTAGAATTGAAACccaaaataaacatgaattCAGATCTAAATTCATCTTAAACATGAACACAACCAAGAAAATTTAATCTTAAGAACACAACTAGAATACAAGATCACAAATACAATAACCTCCATAACACAAGAACACACACAAACCCGAAACCTCCAGCAGATCAAACATCAAAACCCATTAAGTCCAAAACATCTCAaacccaaaacaccaaaaaccaattgagaCCAAATCCTAGCAATCACAATCTGATTGAGAGAGACCCAgtgatttgagagagagacaccGATCTGAGAGAGAAACTGGGTTGAGTCGTGCTGCCTTGCTCGTCCTCCAAACCTCGATCTGATACTTTCAGTTAtccaaacataaaaaacaaagagagagagagagagagagagagagagagagagagagagagagagagaggcgcgACAGAAAGGATCGTCGGCGACGGTGTCAAAGGAGAACGGTGCGAAGGTTGAAGAGCGAAAGGGCCAGGTTCACCGCCGATTTTAGCCCCTCTCTCTtttaaacccaaatccaaatcacTGCCAACCTCAACCCCTCTTTCTCTACCCAAATCCAAACCACCACATCTTGgcctctctttctctaaaccCAGATAAGAGCCATATCCCAAAAACTACAACTTGGActtaaagagaaaaagaaatgagagaaagCAAAGAGGGAGAGAGCGGAGTTTGAGTGTTTGacccgagagagagagataggaaAACGAAAATGAGTTAGAGTTTTGTGATTATTGATGATGTTGTGTTTAGTTGacaagaaaattttagaaaaattgagatagttactacaagttttttttcttaatcttataaattgaaaagaaaagaaggttctttgttttttttttattatttaaaatttaaattagaattgcaaaattaaaattttttttttaaattttaaattaaaatgctgaagtggcatattttaaatactaaataattttttaatattattttattggccatgtcagcatttaatGTGCTAAAAGTGAACTCCGtttgccacatcagcaatttttgttaagtgagtaacagtaaaaaccaaaatgaaacgtgttaattgatttaggaacaaaaagtggtgaaatgaaaatgtaggggactaaaatggaaaagatgcaaaatatagggactaaaagtgcatttacgccaatattttacttttaagttatataatgaatgCATGCTGTGTGAGATTAAGGTATcataaaatgcatatatatatatatatatatatatatatatatatatatatatatatatatatatataattgaatggaAGATGGTAGAggtacctatatatatatttaatgattttcaataatatattgaacATTAAGGCTTAGTtaatcacatatatataaatggaaaacccttgaatttaatagttaaaaactATCCAAAGCAATAATTAAGgctcaattcaataattaaggacaatataaattattaaacatttaaaaatttgaagtagagaccaccgcgcacccttggtgcggtagtcactccataagtataaatgcttgtagggtgtgggggcaaaggccgaggttcaagtctctaggaagaAGCTTCACacgcatatacacttagattaggttagaatagaaattctctcttatatataaaaaaaaaaaaattcaagtagaGAGACTcacatgagaatttaatttttgttcttgaaagTATGGAAGAAGACACTAAAACTTGAGTGAATTTCAACCTActaagtttaagtttaagtcctgtgtgtgtatatgcatgaaaaattatctgaatttaatatttattgtagAGAAGAGGTAGCGTAGTCTTACTCCTGTCTAgctaatttttgttataatccctttgtgtagtgtgtgtatatatatatgaaaaatgatttgaatttaacatttattataGAAAAGAGGTGGTGTAGTTTTACCCCTGTCTAGCTAATTCTTATTATAATCCATTTGTTTTGcggggagagagagaaacgcttcttttgaaaaaagaagaagtcagcgtataatatataatagctaagatattaatttttggAAGTGGTATctcatataaattaatatttcaattgtGGGTTTTAGTAGTTAGAAGTTAGTGCATAGtagttaataattagaaaattactttaatttcttaaaaaccaatcccttaaaaaagttttagtagAGTTCAAATcacattaataaattttctctctattcaattttttatttattataaatcatgttaataaaaagttactgataaaactattattagtaaataattcctaggcttatttatttagctttgttgctaaatttatataaactcttttattttattttatttcttttatttctgaAGAAtataacacaaacaaaaacctataaacaacaatttacattcaatataaaattaatcaaacttattcataatttaaaattaagaaattaaaataaattataaattaagatataaatttagaaaaagaataaaaaataaaccagTTTGTTTTCTCTATCACTTTGAGAGATGCAAGTGTAAGTATGTAACTAAAACTTGAACCAATTATTGTAGAAGAGAATAAATGAGTACAAATGTTTGATATTATGAATTGGGTTAATACGTATGTGagaagtttttaatattttttttgaagttaaagaaaaatagcttaagcaaaatgaaaaaataataatgaagaaaaaatgcATACCTATCATGGGATATAAACATTCACATATTGGAATAAACTTCACTTCAAAAAggatatctatatatatatatatatatgtgtgtgtgtgtgtgtgtgtgtgtgtgtggtagagtttcatttgatatagaatttaaatccaaatggaattaagatttctaatcaatttgTTTGTTGCTACCTCATAAATCCCATAAaaagtggaataaaaaaaaaaggtcatatgaatagaaagaaaaaagaaaaaaattttatatagaaaaaaggAAACCTttcttttataacaaaaaaaaaaaaaaaacacacaaacaaacaaaccctttttttaagaagaacaaacgtttattatatatagatacttttttttggagaagaaagaggTGTTTACTTTTAACTTAAATATTTATTaccttatttacattttttttaactttatccaaaaatatttttggtaaacCAGTATGAAtaataattatctaaaaaaaaaaaaaaaatcacgtgtGAAGAGGAAGATTTTGCTATTGAATAcgttgctattttttttttacaggtattatgttgttgttgttgtttttatttttattttttttaacataaagtaatataacttaaattttaaaaaaggaatagatgaagatttttgttttttgtttttttgttttggtttttttacgtgtactgtgtttttttttttttttttttacatgtagtaatataatttaaataaagaaaggatTAGATAAAGAGtttgaattgtaatcaaattaaatttttttatcaaaacttataaattataataataaaaggattagataaagagtttggattgtaataatcaaattaaggtttttatcaatttagaaattataggagaagaagataagtacaaaaaaaaattatatttattttttaaaattctaaaaacatTTCTACAATTTAATGCAACCACTTGGCGCAACCATGTCTTctaaacccaacttttattatatagttaaTGATTTATTAAGTGGCGACTAAAAATACTATCAATGTATAGTTTTAgttatatagtatttttaatgagtcatgtgaCTTGTTCAAATAACACACATTGATAAAATAATGAGTTGGAAAAGATAGCAATAAATGGTGCGAAATTAACATATGATCAACACTTAGATAACATGTAATCGAGTTAAgggccttgtagctgaattgacacatTCCTAcatacaaagtgcttgggggtttAGGGGGGAAAATGTTCGAACTACAGGGTTAGCAGTTGTTGTAATTagctctaaaaaaaagaaagaaagaaagataacaTGTAATCCAACCGTGGCTTCGCAAAAGGCGAAACTACAATGTTGATCTCTCAAGTTCACTTtgtgtgcgcaattggtccTTCAAGTTTCAAGTGAGCGTAATTGATCTCTCAAGTTTTCAGAATAAGTAATATAAGTCCTTCTATGAACTTCCGTTAGTAGTGTTGCTTACATGACTAACGGAATAATGATTTATCATCTTTTTAATGACTtggaatttctttttattaaaaattaccaaatgaATTTACAAACAATTTGACCCGTTTCAATTCAAATCTTAATCCTAACTCGGTACCAAATTAAAACTCATTTGCAATCTGATTCACAAGcccacaagagagagagaaggagagagagtgaatgaACAAACCCAAGCCCTAGCTGTCGTTGGCGACGCTGCTGCCCTTCGCTGAAGAAGATGTTAgattaagacttttttttttaagaagaaggtTCCATTAAGCCTAAATGTGATAAATCAATACTTTCTGAGACTCTTCTTGCAAAGGCTTATAGCTTATAGTCGGGCTGTCAAGTAGTATATATTCCATCTCAGTGAACTAACTATTCAAGGgaattttatcaacaaaaaatataaatatatattcaagggaaaataaaaataaaaaaagaaataaattgcaTGAAAGACATTTTAGAGAGCACTTACTATATTATCAGAGATGCAGCCATTGGACGTTTGGAAGCATAAGAATAAAAAGATCGAAGAAGGAATACGCCACGATTGGCAGATTAACAATGACAGTGGTGGATGTCTAAGAAGAAATAGGCCACCATCTCCAGCAAGGGGTAGTGGCATTGTCGGCGACAGCTAGGGCTTGGGTTTGTTCAAtcattctcttcctttcttGCATACAATTtcatttggtaatttttaaatggggaaattacagtaaacccacctgtggtaAGACctgttttcactttgcctacctgtggtttaatcatttacactttgcccacttgAGCTTCAATCCGTTACCCATCCGTTACTCGCCTCACCCTCAGACGTTAGAAAAACACCTTTTTATTCCAAATTAGAACATAACACGGATCAAAAACCCGAACCAACAGTTCTTTTCCTCACGAGCCCTAGAAACACGAAAATCCCTTGTATTGagctgggttttgattttttagatCGTGCTTTCATGTGAGGGTGAGGTTTTGTCTGTGGGTTGTCTTGAGGCATTGAATATTCGAAGATAGATCATCACCAGGTACGACATTTCTGCTTTATGTGGGTtggggttttgagttttgtggGTTGGGGTTTCAAGTTTTGATGGTAGCTTTGATTCAATGCTAGGAAGTTGATAATCGATGTCTTCTTCGAGTGGAAATTACTCAGGTTCAAGTGGGCATTTGTGTGCATATGAGACTTATGCGCCGAGAACAAGTCTGACAGTGGATAATTTTGGGAGAAGGTTTTTGGGTTGTAGCCGATATAAGGTAAGTATACTTTTTACTTAATCTAGTTGATTCACGTGAGATTGGAATGTGATGTGTTCAATTCAATTTATGAACAGGTTGGTCCCAAGTGCCCTTTCTTTAGATGGATTAATAATCCTAGTTGTAGGCGTGGGAATGAAGCTGCCCATTTGGTGCAACAAAAGCTGGATTTACTGCGGAGTTAGCTGCAACTTGCACATGAAAGGGAAATAGCAGCTACCCAGAAAGCAGTAGAAGCTACTCAAATGGCAGAAATTGCTCAAGACAGGGCAACAAAAACCATTGATAGGGAGAGAAAGTTTCGAGCTTTCTCTGTTTAAGCCAAGGAGATAGCAGTGAGAGCTTTAGAGCAAGAGAGAAAGTGTAGAATTGCACTAATTCTAtcatgagtttttttatttattttggttatGTTGTTTTCATGTTTTGACTCAACTGAGAATGTTGGAATGATGAGATTGAGTCTACCTAGGGGGTTGTAATATAAACTGGTACTCAATTGTATTGTAATAGAACTATGTaagatttttttgagaatgagaaCTATGTAAGATGGTAGATGCTGTTGGCTTGAagccacttaataatataagcCTTTTTAAGATAAAGTGTTATTTATGTTTGATGCTGTTggtatttttgtttaaagtgaATTGGCTACTTGTGAGCTGTGagttgttggtgttggtgttggtgttttGTTGGATGGTGTGAGCTGTGCCAGGATTGTGCATAAAGTGCATTGTGTGAAGACAATTGTGTTTAAAGTGCATGACAACTATCTGTCAACTTGCAAGAAAAGACAACAAATGCACACATACACCTATTCAACACATACACCTGCACACATAAACAAACTCATATATGGAACTCATATACAAAAAACTGCAATAATctgaataaaaattctgaacATGTCATTAAGTTGGGAAATTGTATACATAATAATTCAGCAACCACCAGTAAATATAAAGCATTTGGTACAACAACCAAAACAGTTGCACCTACCCATTGTTTACAAAACTTACAAAAGTACAAAAAGTGTTTGAACAGGTCAATTTAAAAGTGTCTTGCCATTGTCTACAAATCCCAAACAGTGTTTGCCCTAACACTACATAACCCTAATAGATAGCAACAAAGTGTCTTGAATTAGTCTTCATTTACTGCCCTTGCCTCCTCTTCCACCACAACTGGTCTTTCGAGCTTTTGTTTTACAGTTCTGAGTCCTAGCTGCATCACCCCTTCCTCTCAAAGCAGCTCCTTTGGTAGCAGGTATCCTTGTAGGTGCTCTGCTGTCCCATGTTTCTGCAGGGGTGTATGCTGCTGGTTGGCTTGAAGAGAACCAAGGAGCTCCTCTAACTGTGTACCTAAAGTCTGAAGAGTATCACTGACTTGGGTTCTGTGACCATGGAGCTGGTGGCCGTGACCATGGAGcctgtggctgtggctgtgacCCTGCTGCCTGGTTGTATGAGGATGAGGCCATAGTGTAAGGTTGAGCTGAGGATTGGGTCTGTGATGAAGATGGGGCTTGGGATCCTTGTCTGCGTGTAGAAGGCCTTCCACTTCCCTGCAACCAAATATGAGCATTTTTTTATAGTGTCAGCTATTGGCATTTTGcatttgaataaaaaagtttgtgacaACTTACAGATTTCTGCAATCTCTGCCTCCTCTCCCATGGTGTCTCACTAGTGACATTAGCCTTGCATCCCCTTGCATTGTGTCCTTCCTTTTGACACCTTCCACATCTCACTGGCTTGTTTGATCTAGACACCTTATAAGGGTTCCATGGCTCATCAgcatctctcttcctcttcatggGTGGCCTGCCTGGTGGCTTATAGATAATAGGTGCAACAGGCTTGGGTTGGCCATTTGACATCCACTCAGATTGGCCAGGCATGGGAGGTATGGGTGTCTTGTATGTCTCCACAAAAGCATCCTTGTAGTAGCATGGATAGGTGTAGTCTTCTGGTTTCTCACGATTTACAAAAATGGCTGCAACTCCATGCTTGCAAGGGATTCCTGTCAAGTCCCATGCTCTACAACTACATGTCCTCTGTACCAAGTCCACCACATGTCTTTCCCTCCCATTGTCAACCTTATACACAAACCTCCCAGATGGTATCGCACAGAAGTTCTTAGACTCTAATTTTAACTTCTCCAACTTATCCTGTATGCTTGGACACAACTTGCCACCATACTTTTCTATGCCAATCTTCTTTATATACAGCTTGGTCATAAGCCTAACTCTGATCCACTCCAGCATTGATAAGATGGGCTTGTCTCTAGCCTTCACAATCATAGAGTTAAAACTCTCACTCAGATTGTTTACCAGACAATCTGTCAAAGCTCTTGAAGAAAAGTGGGATCTGGTCCACTGTGTAGGCTCTATATCAGCCAGGTACTTCCAAGCTTCTTCATCCAAACTCTTAAGATGCTCCATCTCCCTCTCAAATTCCCTGGCTGATGTTGTGCCAACACACCTCCACAGTACACTCTTCAACTCCATGCCCTTGTGGTTAACCTTAAAGTTGTTGTATATGTGCTTCACACAATACCTGTGCTCCAATGTTGGGAATAGAGTCTCCATTGCAGGTAGAAGGCCCTGCAATCAAGTAAGCATTCAATGTCAGCAAGTAAGCATTCAATGTAAGCAAGTAAGCATGTAAAAAGGTAAGCATGTAATGATAATACCTTCTGCCTGTCACTGATGAATACCAGATTGAGCTCCTCTGGCCTGCCAATGTCATCTGCAAACTGCTCTAAGAACCAAATCCAGCTGTCCTTGGTCTCTTGCTCAACCACAGCCTTTGCCACTGGGAATATATTGTCATTTCCATCATTGGCAGTGGCAGACAATAATTGTCCACCAAACCTTCCCTTCAAGTGGCATCCATCCAGCCCAACAAAAGGTCGACAACCACCTAGAAAGCCAACCTTCTGAGCATTGTACCTAATGTACATCCTTTTAAACTTGGGTTCTGCATTCTCATTTTCCATCTCTGTTTGTAGAATCACCTTGCTTCCTACATCTGTCCTCCTTATCATTTCTGCATAATCTCTAAGTAGGCCATACTGAGCCTCCTCATTCCCAGTAATCAGTCCCCTAGCTGCCTTCCTTGATCTATACACCTGACTAATACTCAAATCAACAGAAATCTGCTGCATCACATGGTGCTTAACACCTAAGACCTCCCAATCAGGATTCTTACCAAAATCCTCCAAATACTTGTTTGCCACATAGGCTGATGTAACTTGCCCATTTTGAAATGTAAGGGGGCATGTACACTCAGGATAAAGTGTCTTGATCTCAAATGTGCACTCTCCAGTCACCATTGAGGCATAACATCTCCATCCACAATTGTTCTTACAATGTacaaaaatcttcttcttctcattcaaCTTTCACTTGACATCAATGTGCTTCTGAATCACATACTCCCTCAAAGCCTTCCTAAACACCTTGGAGTTTGGGAACTTCATCCCTTTTACCAACCTAACATTTTCCATATCAGTCCTCTCATTGAACTCCAAATTGCCAGACCTTTGCTCATCATCAGACCCATCCAAACTTGCAATATCATCCTCTAAAGCTGGTTCAGCCCACTCTTCATCTAAATCTATGTTTGGGGGAGGAACATTGCTTGGGCCAGGTGCATCTGTGTTTGGATGAGGTAAATTAGTGTTTGGATGAGGTGTATCAGTGGTTGGTTGTGGTGTAT
This portion of the Castanea sativa cultivar Marrone di Chiusa Pesio chromosome 7, ASM4071231v1 genome encodes:
- the LOC142644411 gene encoding uncharacterized protein LOC142644411, with the translated sequence MVTGECTFEIKTLYPECTCPLTFQNGQVTSAYVANKYLEDFGKNPDWEVLGVKHHVMQQISVDLSISQVYRSRKAARGLITGNEEAQYGLLRDYAEMIRRTDVGSKVILQTEMENENAEPKFKRMYIRYNAQKVGFLGGCRPFVGLDGCHLKGRFGGQLLSATANDGNDNIFPVAKAVVEQETKDSWIWFLEQFADDIGRPEELNLVFISDRQKGLLPAMETLFPTLEHRYCVKHIYNNFKVNHKGMELKSVLWRCVGTTSAREFEREMEHLKSLDEEAWKYLADIEPTQWTRSHFSSRALTDCLVNNLSESFNSMIVKARDKPILSMLEWIRVRLMTKLYIKKIGIEKYGGKLCPSIQDKLEKLKLESKNFCAIPSGRFVYKVDNGRERHVVDLVQRTCSCRAWDLTGIPCKHGVAAIFVNREKPEDYTYPCYYKDAFVETYKTPIPPMPGQSEWMSNGQPKPVAPIIYKPPGRPPMKRKRDADEPWNPYKVSRSNKPVRCGRCQKEGHNARGCKANVTSETPWERRQRLQKSGSGRPSTRRQGSQAPSSSQTQSSAQPYTMASSSYNQAAGSQPQPQAPWSRPPAPWSQNPSQ